The nucleotide sequence TAACTTTCTTTGAATTGAAGACTTTTTTTTCAATCGGGATCCGCCGCGTCGAGAACCGTTAGATTTTGCCACATCTAGTGGCCCAGTCTCGTCCTGACAATTGCAACAAAGTTCGTGTTACAGAACCTTTTGCAACAGAGCTCATGTTGCAAAAAGATTTGCAATACAGATTGTGTTACATGTTCTTTTCGTCTTCGCCTTTTTGCAAGATAGACGATGTTGCGGATATTATTTTTTTGCAATGAAATATATCACAGAAGCTGCACGGTCGGTCGCTGTTGTTGCTGTAGATGTTTTGCAGCAAGAGTCTTGTTGCAAACCTTCGTCCCATCAAAAGCATTGTTGCAAAAACCATCTTGTGTGGATAAGTATGGGATAAGACGTGCATGGGCCACAACCACGTGCCATTCGTGGAAACAGCGGACAAAACCTATGAGACCGAGTGGGTGAAGGAAATCATTGTGTTTTCTCTACTCCTAGAGTGGGAGTTGGTAGCTTCCTGTCACTGGTTTTTTTTGCCTCATCACTTACCACCCCCTCCCACTGAAAAACCAAATTCCATTAAATTGATGAGATCTTGTTTCGTTCTTCCTTTGGCAGGTGCCAATTCAATTCAATCACGTAAATAATAGGTAATTAAGAATTCAGAGATCGCACCATATATGTAAGATCGCCTTTACAAAAGACAGACATAAGATTTTTCTCAATAATGTTTCCAAACAAAATCAGATATTTCTCATTTACAAATCACTAATCTCACACACTATACcatttattattatcattatctctACTATTAATTTACAACCACAACTATCGTAATacaacaaaataataataaaaaatcttcTTACGAAATCACATATATCTCTATTATTAAAGGGGAGTAATTCGTAGGCCGCATCCGCGCACCCCTGCGAAGGGACTCTGTGTGAGACCCCATGGAGGATGTCGTGGCTGGACCTGATGCCGGTGTGATGCTCAAGTATGCCAGGGTGTGTGGAGAATGGCCGTGGCGGCAGGCGGGTCCTCGGACCGCCATGTACATGTGTTTGTGGACGCGATCATATTGTATTTCTTATCAGTCATTTAGAGAGCCAGACAGGTTAATTCTCAAATCAAGTGTGTCCATTcaaatgtcaagaaattcgttaagGAAATCTGTCCTACAATACTCGGTAGGCCTTGTAGAAATGAATCCACTTCAAAAGCGTCTTTACCAACAAGGTTCAATTGAACAATACAAGATGCGCGTCAAATGTGTAATATCTCTTATATAGTCGTCGTTCGTATCAGCCATTCATGCGAAAATAATTTAGAAATCAAACGCTAAATCAATTTCAAAATCAAACCATTAATGCAGTTAATTAGCTAAATAGTTAATTACATATTCAATTAATTAGGTCCATTTAAATAGAATTTTTTGGCCCAAATCAATTTGAAAACCGAGTCATTAATGCAATCAATTAATCGGACAGACGGTTAATTATGCCTACAGATAATTAGAAGTAGGGATTTTTTTTCCAATTTAGCAGATAATTAATTGATTTGGTAGGCAGTTAAGTAGGCATGCAGAGCACTAGGTAGGTCGCGCCGAATTATTTTGAAAGCGCTCGCGGACAAGGATGGTCAGCTGGCTCTCAACGACATGGCTGAGAACCATTTGCCAATATGGACAACAGCCACCATGCGCTCGCGACATTAGCGACCAAGCGTTCATCAAGATGGATGACGATCATGCTCTGCAAGATGTCCACACGCTGACGGTTGCAGATGAGCAGTGGCGAATCCAGAACCAAATTGAAGGGTGGACTCAAAGTTAACggagaaaataaaatgaaatgttCCTTTGAAGAAAAACAACATCATCTCGTAATTCTTTTGTCCAAATGAGCTGAGAATTTCCAAGAATACTACTCGAGGCATCTAGTATTGACTGTAATTGTTTTGGGATTTTTGAAAAATATTATATTTTGAGGTAAATTTTGAATCTGTATAGCTAAAAAAAGGGTTTATGCTCATATTTTTTTCTCTTCATTCCTATAAATCTGCAAATAGTTTGCATAGGTACATAGGACACCTAAATTAGTTAACATAACATGAACTAGCAAGTAGGAACCACAAATGTACAAAATTACCCAGCCGTCCAACCATGAGCACTACCAGCAGCCACGCCTCAACAGCTCAACGCCTTGAATCCTTCAGCGTGaacctttttttttttgagacaaactccGAAGCTTTTTATTCcgacgtcacaatgtttacagggacgaaaaaGAGACCGTTCGGctgtcccaaccaaacatgtcggCCAGCCGGAAGGGATAAAGTATGCTTCGCGAGCTTGTGAGCCTCGATATTCGAGCTTCTAAATTCGTGAGAAATATTACAGACTTGGAAAGAAAGTATATGCTCTAATATTTCATGTATGATCGCGCCATACTCTGTCGGGTTCTTCTCCTGGATATCTTGTACCACCACCTTCGCATCCGAGGCCACCTGGATGTTTGCCACGTTCAAATCATCAGCTAGGGCTAGAGCCTCCCTGATCGCCATGCAGTCGAGAATCGCCGGTTCAGCTATACCTCTGAAGACCACTGCCGAGGCTCCCAAGAAATTACCGTCTGAATCTCTAGAAATCGCTGCTACAGCTCCATGTCCTCTTCCTCTCCCCACTGAAGCATCAACATTAAACTTTGCCAGCCCTCCAGATGGAGCGATCCACCCTGATCGTCTTGGCGCTGGTCTCGAACTCTGCGACGTTTTGACGGACTGCAGTGCATTGAGTTCATTCACGTATGAGTTTACAAATGCTTGAACAGAGGACGGGCTTTGATAGATATGCTCATAAATTGCCTTGCGGTGTGCTCCCCACAGTGCCCAAAGAGTGACCACAAAGTTTGTGAACTCATCATGAGATAACGCCTCTTGCATGGAGAAAAGCCACCTCTTCGGGTCCGGTTCCTCGTTTCTATTAAGCACATCAAGTATGTGTTCAGAAGACAATGCTCATGTGCTTCGAGAGACAGTGCAGTTTAACAGCGCGTGTCTCCAAGTGTCTTCGGCTCCGCATAGGCAGCACGCGGCCGAATCCGCCATGTTTCGGTGATGCAAAAGTGCAGCCGTTGGAGTGGTACGCCTCGCAAGTCTCCACAGGAAGACTTTGAGCTTCGATGGTACCTTGATTCCCCAAAGTTTTGTCCAACCATCGCCATCTGCATGTGTGTGAGACGACCCATCTTGTTCATATAACCAAGCTTCAGGACTTAATTTCTTCTGCTGAATCATCCTATAGGCGGTTCTCATCGAGAATATCCCCCTCCTATCTTCGCTCCATGCCCAAAAGTCGTCAATCTGTCTTGTGCAAAGAGGGATCTGCAGAATTGCCTCCGCATCAATTGGTATAAAGGTTGACCGAACTAGTTGTTCATTCCACAAGGAGGTAGTGTGGTTGATAAGTTCTGAAACTCTCTGTGGCGGATGCTGGGTAAGAGATGTGATCGGTCTCTTTATAAGTGAGCGAGGTAGCCAATTGTCAGACCATATGTCGGTAGTTTCTCCATTGCCAATTCTCCTTACTAGTCCTTGCACCATAATGTCTCTCCCGTCAAGAATAGCCCGCCAGATCTGTGATGGATGGTGGCCCAACTCTGCTTCCAACAAAGATACATCCGGGAAATAAACACTCTTGAGTATGCGTGCGCTCAAGGAGGTAGGGTATTGGAGCAGAAGCCATGCCTGTTTGGACAGTAGGGCCAAGTTAAAAATTTCCAAGTCCCTAAAACCAAGGCCACCGAGATGTTTAGGCTTAATCATCTCGTCCCAGGATACCCAGCTTGGCTTACGCTTCCCTTGCTTACTCCCCCACCAAAACTGCCTGATCAAGGAAGTGATACTCTCGCATAAACCCCTTGGCAGGCGGAAGCATGACATAGAAAACACCGGTATGGACTGCGCGACTGACTTGATAAGTACTTCCTTTCCCGCAGCCGACGAATTTTTTTCCATCCAACCTCTGATCTTTTCCCATACTCGGCCTCCCAAGTATCTGAAAGTGCCATTCTTTGAGTGCCCCACATCCGTAGGCATACCCAAATACCTGTCGCTGAGGGATTCATTCTGGACATTCAAAGTGGTTTTGATGCTTTCTCTCATACCCTGCAGGAAGCCTCTACTGAAAAGATAGATGATTTCTCGTGATTTATGCGCTGTCCTGAAGCCAAACAGTATTGCTCCAACAGGTTTGATACTGCAACAACCCCTTTAACACTCGATTTAAACATCAGCAGGCTATCATCAGCGAAAAGGAGATGGTTCACGACGGGCGACGTGGGAGCCACCTTGATTCCTTCTAACTGAGACGACGAAGAACTGGATTTCagtaggcacgaaaggccctctgctgcgatTAAAAAGAGGTATGGGGATATCGGATCTCCCTGCCGAATTCCTCTAGATGGATAAAAAGTGTCAAGTCTCTCACCATTAAAAAGTACTAAGAACGATACTGACCGCACCATGTTCATGATGATTTGTACCCATGCTGGAGCGAAACCCAGCTTGATCATTATCGCCTGCAAGTAGTCTCACTCTAGTATGtcgtatgctttcatcatatctagCTTTAGGGCACAAAAACTATTAACTTTGGCTTTACTGCGCTTCATAAAGTGGAGACACTCATAAGCACTGATGATGTTATCTGTAATATGTCTCCCTGGCACAAAGGCCGACTGCTCCTCTGAAATAATCTCTGGGAGAACCTGCTTCAGTCTATTTGCAATCACCTTGGACGCGATCTTGTATAATACATTGCATAGACTAATCGGCCGGAATTGAGTTAGCAAAGATGGATTCATTACCTTAGGGATGAGAACCAAAACAGTATCATTAATACTTTCTGCACTCTCCTCTCCCCGAATTATCCTTAGCACAACCTCCGTCACCTCAGCGCCACAGAGCTCCCAATGATGTTGATAGAAATGAGCTGGAAAGCCATCGGGGCCGGGCGCTTTGGTTGGAAACATCTGAAAGAGGGCTGTCTTAACTTCTTCCTCCCTGTACGGTGCACCGAGAAGATTGTTCATCTCTGTTGTTACCTTAGTTGGTACACAATTTAGAACCGTTTCCATGTTGCTTACTCCCTCCGAAGTATATAGAGATTTATAGAAATCGTGCACCATTGCTTTGAGTTCCTCCGGGTCATCAGTCAGAGTCCCCAAAGAGTTTTGTAGAGCCTTAATCATATTTTTCTTCCTCCTAATGCTTGCTCTCAAGTGAAAAAACTTCGTGTTCCTGTCACCCGCCGAGAGCCACTCAACCCTGGACCGCTGCCTCCATAAGATTTCTTCCCTATGATAAAGCTCTACTAGATTTTCATTGATCTTCAGCTCAGCATGAGTAGGCGCAGTTCTGCTTGGGTCCGACCGAAGTTTCTCCAGCTCCCCTTTTAGATTTTTAATTTCTTTCCGCACATTACCGAACGTCTCATTATTCCAGCGCCCCAAATCAAGTGATATCGCCTGAAGCTTAGCTCGTAAGCCGTCTGCTCCATTACTAACTCCGCCTCCCATCCATGCAGATGTAATTGTATCGCTCCAGGTTTCATGCCCTTCCCACATGACTTCATACCTGAAGGGTTTCTGCTTCCAACTGCTTTGCTGAACTCTGTTTAGGCTCATTAAAATTGGACAATGATCAGAAGTTACCGCCGTCAAGTGTGTCAAATCTGCTAACGGAAACCTTGCTCGCCAATCACCATTGACCAGCGCACGATCCAGTCGGACCCTAGTGTAGGATCCTCCCCTCACCTTCTTTTCAAAAGTCCAAAAACGGCCATTATAGCCGATGTCCAGCAACATGCACACATCTACTGCCTCCCGAAAACTCTGTATCTGTGCATTGCTCCGTTGTCCCGCTCCCTCATGCTCCTCGGGACGCAAAACTTCATTGAAATCATCAAGGCAAAGCCAAGGGAGGTTGCATGAAGAGCTAATGTTTTTCAGGGTGTCCCATGTTTTATAGCGTAGGTGGGTTTGTGCTTCGCCATACACTACCGTGGCTCTCCAGGGATCGAGCCCATCCTCCTCAATAGAGCAATCTATATGGTAATCCGAATAACCAAGAATCTCAACTTTTATTTCATTGTTTCAAAAAATACCAATTCCTCCGCTTCTACCACGACTGTCAATTGCAAAACTATTGTCATAACCAAATGTACCAGCTAGCAATTCTACCCTCGAGCCTTCTATCTGAGTTTCGACAATACATAAGAGGGTAGGGGTAAATTTGTTTGCAAACTCGCGAACCTCTCGAACTGTCGCGGCTTTACCCACGCCCCGACAGTTCCAGCATAAAACACTCATTGGACCCGGCGGTGCTCCTCAAAGGAGCCCGCCAAATTCTTCACAGTTGATGCTGACAATTCTGAGTCTTCTCCCGCCTTCTTGGTTCTCTTCAAGTCCCTGTGCGGTGGGGGGCTGGCTGCAGTTATACCCGCAGGCACAATCGCAAGTGAGTTAGCATCTGCAGGTGCCGTTTCTGGATTCTGGTGAGACATGGGGTGTTTGGCTCCTAGCTCGGCTCCCACGttcctcttcctgctccagtcCTCCATCTCTACGTCGCTAGCCGCCTTGCTTGGGTCATAATCCTGGGCTGATCCGTACACCTGTCTCTCTGTCATGATATCTCTTCCCTCCTCAGAACGGCCACTTGAGCGCTCCCCAGCACGGCCACCTCTGCGGCCACCGCGCTGGCTACGGCCTTCCCCCGGACCCCTTCCATTGCGCATGACCCAGTTAGCTCGGAGATCCTTGAACACAAGGGCTGACGGAGGGTGAACACCATTGTCGTGTTCCTTAAGAATAGTattagaaaaaaaatcattttttaaaggGTAGGCTAGAGCCCTATGAAGCCCACCCACTGGACTTGCCACTGCGGACGAGGAGTCGAAATCCAGGGCCGAAAACATGGTAACGTGACATGATGCGTGACATGAGCCGGCCGTCCGGCCACCGCCTGCGCGAGTAATGCTCCGTGCGCATCGTCGAAAACAAGGAATCGCCGAGGAAGCATCTGCGGTTCTGCACTCCTGCCAGCTGCTACCAAGTCGTCATAGTGGGCAGCAGAGCTTCCAAAGAAGATTTAAGTAGCAAGGGCCAAGGCCAACCTGCCACATCGTTCACTAGCTAGTTCCAAGAACACACCGATCGACCGgcgatggcagcagcagcagcaagcagagaGGAGCGGTGGAGCCTCGCCGGCAAGACGGCCCTCGTCACCGGCGGAACCAAAGGAATTGGGTACGCCCTGCCCCTGCATGCATCTTTCTTTCATGCCGCTAGTTTTGTGACTGATCGCACACGCTGACACGCTCACTTGCGTACCATGCATGGCGCAGGCGCGCGATCGTGGAGGAGCTCGCGGGGTTCGGCGTCCGGGTGCACACATGCGCCCGGAGCGACGCCGACGTGCAGGAGCGGCTGCGCGGGTGGGCCGCCGACGCCGACGCGGGGCGCCTGAGCGGGCGCGTCACGGCCTCCGCCTGCGACGTGTCCGTGCGCGGCGACCGGGAGGCGCTCATGGCCACGGCCCGCGCCGAGCTGGGCGGCAAGCTGGACATCCTCGTCAACAACGCCGGGCAGACCTTCTTCATGCCGGCCACGCAGAGCACGGCGGAGGACTACGCCCGGCTCATGGCCACCAACCTCGAGTCCTGCTTCCACCTCGCGCAGCTCGCGcacccgctcctcgtcgccgccggGGGCGGCAGCGTGGTGAACATCTCCTCCGTCGCCTCGGCCATCGCGTACCCGGTgctgtcggtgtactcggcgaccAAGGCGGCCATGAACCAGCTCAGCCGCAACCTCGCCGTCGAGTGGGCGAGCGACGGCATCCGCGTGAACTGCGTCGCGCCGGGGGGCATCCGGAGCGACATCCTCCAGAGCAGCGGCATCGAGGTTGACATGGAGGCGTTGCTGGCGATGGGGAAGAAGGAGAACGAGCGCGTCGCGCTGGGCCGCATGGGCGAGCCGGAGGAGGTCGCGTCGCTCGTCACGTTCCTGTGCATGCCGGCCGCGTCCTACGTCACCGGGCAGGTCATCTACGTCGACGGCGGCCGCACCATAGCGGCCTAGGCTTCGCTTGCTACTCGATTAAACTGTTCGAGTAGCTACTGTTCTTTATATGCTACTAAAATAAGCATCTTCGTTTCGAGTTCAAAGACGACGACGAAAAGGCATCTTTTGTTCCATCTTGGACGAACGCTTGAGACATTTTGTTCCATCATGCGGACCGAACTATGCGTGCACTTTCATTGTTACAAAAGACTAGTAGATATGCCTACGCATTGCAATGGTCGGGAGGATAATTGATGTTTTCACAAAATACGGTCTTGGTTGCCGTAGGTGATAGAGCGAGGAGCTGCAGTTTTCTTACGGGCATGTTTGGCCCAcaaaatcttgatagtagtgaggTTGGTCGACGTGACAGTGACCACTTAATTTGTGCCTTTTTTTTCTCCGGGTCCGCTTTGTCTCGGGGTTGCGGTCCGCTCCTCTGGTGGTTGCACTGCAATCTTGCTTC is from Triticum aestivum cultivar Chinese Spring chromosome 3A, IWGSC CS RefSeq v2.1, whole genome shotgun sequence and encodes:
- the LOC123059111 gene encoding noroxomaritidine/norcraugsodine reductase-like — protein: MAAAAASREERWSLAGKTALVTGGTKGIGRAIVEELAGFGVRVHTCARSDADVQERLRGWAADADAGRLSGRVTASACDVSVRGDREALMATARAELGGKLDILVNNAGQTFFMPATQSTAEDYARLMATNLESCFHLAQLAHPLLVAAGGGSVVNISSVASAIAYPVLSVYSATKAAMNQLSRNLAVEWASDGIRVNCVAPGGIRSDILQSSGIEVDMEALLAMGKKENERVALGRMGEPEEVASLVTFLCMPAASYVTGQVIYVDGGRTIAA